In one Lolium rigidum isolate FL_2022 chromosome 3, APGP_CSIRO_Lrig_0.1, whole genome shotgun sequence genomic region, the following are encoded:
- the LOC124700481 gene encoding glycerol-3-phosphate acyltransferase RAM2-like, producing the protein MAFETGGLLRLLLLILLAPLAGLLYYFVSESAGIQVLIFASTAGVKVADVEGVARAVLPKFYCSDLHPESWRVFSSCGRRFVLTANPRIMVEAFLKEYVGADAVLGTELLVWGDRATGLVRSPGVLVGENKADALRKAFGDATPEIGLGDRKTDYPFMRLCKEGYVVPPAPKLRPVPREDLPKPVIFHDGRIVQKPSPALALLTVLWIPIGFVLSCLRIAAGSLLPMRIVYHAFMALGVRVTVKGNPPPPASRETGQTGVLFICSHRTLLDPIFLSTALGRPITAVTYSVSRLSELLSPIRTVRLTRDRAADAAMIRRLLQEGDLVICPEGTTCREPFLLRFSALFAELTDEIVPVAMENQMSMFHGTTARGWKGLDPFYFFMNPSPGYVVTFLNKLPHELTCKGGKTSHEVANYIQRLIASTLSYECTSFTRKDKYKALAGNDGSVVSKPNIDKKKFMGS; encoded by the coding sequence ATGGCGTTCGAGACAGGCGGCCTGCTCCGGCTCCTGCTGCTCATCCTCCTCGCGCCGCTCGCGGGGCTCCTCTACTACTTCGTGTCCGAGTCGGCGGGCATCCAGGTGCTCATCTTCGCGTCCACGGCCGGCGTCAAGGTCgccgacgtcgagggcgtggcgcgCGCCGTGCTGCCCAAGTTCTACTGCTCCGACCTCCACCCGGAGTCGTGGCGCGTGTTCTCGTCCTGCGGCCGCCGCTTCGTGCTCACCGCCAACCCGAGGATCATGGTGGAGGCCTTCCTCAAGGAGTACGTCGGCGCCGACGCCGTGCTCGGCACGGAGCTCTTGGTCTGGGGCGACAGGGCGACCGGGCTCGTCCGCTCCCCCGGCGTGCTCGTCGGCGAGAACAAGGCGGACGCGCTCCGGAAGGCGTTCGGCGACGCCACGCCCGAGATCGGCCTCGGCGACAGGAAGACGGACTACCCGTTCATGCGGCTGTGCAAGGAGGGGTACGTGGTGCCCCCGGCGCCCAAGCTGAGGCCCGTGCCGCGGGAGGACCTGCCGAAGCCGGTGATCTTCCACGACGGACGGATCGTGCAGAAGCCGTCCCCGGCGCTCGCGCTGCTCACCGTGCTCTGGATCCCCATCGGGTTCGTGCTCTCCTGCCTGCGCATCGCCGCGGGCTCGCTCCTGCCGATGCGCATTGTGTACCACGCCTTCATGGCGCTCGGCGTGCGCGTCACCGTCAAGGGCAACCCGCCACCACCAGCAAGCCGTGAAACCGGCCAGACCGGTGTGCTATTCATCTGCTCCCATCGCACCCTCCTTGACCCCATCTTCCTCTCCACCGCCCTCGGTCGGCCGATCACCGCAGTCACCTACTCGGTTTCACGGCTGTCCGAGCTCCTGTCGCCGATCCGCACGGTGCGGCTGACCCGTGACCGCGCGGCGGACGCGGCCATGATCCGGCGGCTGCTCCAGGAGGGCGACCTGGTGATCTGTCCCGAGGGCACGACGTGCCGGGAGCCGTTCCTGCTACGGTTCTCGGCCCTGTTCGCGGAGCTTACTGACGAGATCGTGCCGGTGGCAATGGAGAACCAGATGAGCATGTTCCACGGCACGACGGCGCGGGGGTGGAAGGGGCTGGACCCCTTCTACTTCTTCATGAACCCGAGCCCGGGCTACGTGGTGACTTTCCTCAACAAGCTCCCCCATGAGCTCACATGCAAGGGCGGCAAGAccagccacgaggtggccaactaTATTCAGAGACTCATCGCCTCCACGCTCTCCTATGAGTGCACCAGCTTCACCAGGAAGGACAAGTACAAGGCACTCGCGGGCAACGACGGTTCAGTCGTGTCCAAGCCCAACATCGACAAGAAAAAGTTCATGGGTTCCTAA